A DNA window from Fusarium fujikuroi IMI 58289 draft genome, chromosome FFUJ_chr11 contains the following coding sequences:
- a CDS encoding related to cytochrome p450 7a1 yields MNTSETAAANPGTATETTTYFKVLSLVILPFIVTYVFTSFGNNGYQHGQSAREPPRVPYWIPYVGNTIGFAFDTERFLSSILSKFGKVPLRIFVGAEPMYFIPHGQPIIELFKASRHLTTKSLGVMTVRDAFGLPECDMPIYVDDDSKYGHVDPLKRFDFVHHRDLHALLTGGPLNSMTAKFVEVYSDMIEKDTSFSEGEWTEVDDLYEWLKNNLFRAAITALCGDKFLELSPTFIEDFWVFDYQLPDLFRRMPRWLVPKSYAARDKCLESMLRYHEYGNKLFDFTDEDGVIREEWTSEFGTKLMSARQKMFQSVGMTPRGGAALDLGLMWAVNANAIPAGMWILLDILLDKDLKDRVMAEMQRSFIDKSLSFDIERLCSGPLINSIYLETLRLRVASPVGRTPIIPNLKFGKWQFKQGVGMLSSSWVGGHDPDFWNTGHVKPGGTEEHPVESFWAERFLVYQNDPTSGPVRPTASADKPAKRSSGDDRKARSTLDGTLGYWYPYGGGTRMCPGRFFAKQELIAAAAVALRAFDIQLLDPEAASRVRPNMDYFPFGTIPPKGKVAVRMRRRKL; encoded by the exons ATGAACACCAGCGAGACTGCCGCAGCCAATCCAGGCACAGCGACAGAGACGACAACCTACTTCAAAGTCCTCAGCCTCGTCATTCTCCCCTTCATCGTGACATACGTCTTCACGTCCTTCGGCAATAATGGCTATCAGCATGGTCAAAGCGCACGAGAGCCCCCGAGGGTTCCGTACTGGATCCCGTACGTAGGAAACACAATTGGCTTCGCTTTCGACACTGAGCGCTTCTTATCGTCTATCCT ATCCAAATTCGGCAAAGTCCCGCTTCGTATCTTTGTCGGCGCTGAGCCTATGTACTTTATTCCTCACGGCCAGCCTATCAttgagctcttcaaggcgTCGCGACACTTGACTACCAAGTCCCTTGGTGTCATGACGGTTCGAGATGCTTTTGGCTTGCCAGAGTGTGATATGCCAATCtatgtcgatgatgattctAAATATGGACATGTTGATCCATTGAAGAGATTTGACTTTGTTCACCATCGTGATTTGCATGCTCTTTTGACAGGAGGGCCACTAAACTCCATGACTGCAAAATTTGTCGAGGTCTACTCTGACATGATCGAGAAAGATACCAGTTTCAGTGAAGGCGAGTGGACTGAGGTCGATGATCTTTACGAGTGGCTTAAGAACAACCTTTTCCGCGCTGCAATAACTGCACTATGTGGTGATAAGTTCCTCGAACTCTCGCCGACTTTCATTGAGGACTTTTGGGTTTTTGACTATCAGCTTCCCGATCTTTTCAGGCGGATGCCTCGATGGCTTGTTCCGAAGAGTTATGCAGCCAGAGACAAGTGCCTCGAGAGCATGCTGCGGTACCATGAGTATGGAAACAAGCTATTTGACTTTACTGATGAAGACGGTGTCATCAGGGAGGAATGGACATCGGAGTTTGGTACGAAGTTGATGAGTGCTAGACAGAAGATGTTTCAGAGCGTTGGGATGACTCCGCGAGGTGGTGctgctcttgaccttgggcTCATGTGGGC GGTAAATGCTAATGCCATTCCCGCTGGCATGTGGATCCTCCTCGATATCTTACTCGACAAGGACCTGAAGGACAGAGTAATGGCTGAGATGCAGCGTTCATTCATCGACAAGTCCCTCTCTTTCGATATCGAAAGGCTCTGCTCCGGCCCCCTGATCAACTCCATCTACCTCGAGACGCTGCGTCTTCGCGTCGCTTCACCCGTTGGACGAACACCCATCATCCCCAATCTCAAATTCGGAAAGTGGCAGTTCAAGCAGGGCGTTGGCATGCTATCCTCATCCTGGGTTGGCGGCCATGATCCCGACTTTTGGAACACTGGACATGTAAAGCCTGGAGGAACTGAAGAGCATCCCGTTGAGTCGTTCTGGGCAGAGAGATTTCTGGTCTACCAGAACGACCCGACTAGCGGTCCAGTTCGACCAACTGCTTCTGCCGACAAGCCTGCAAAGCGTTCCTCAGGGGACGATCGTAAAGCACGGTCTACTCTTGATGGAACGCTGGGATATTGGTATCCTTACGGAGGCGGGACAAGAATGTGCCCTGGTCGATTCTTCGCCAAACAGGAACTCATAGCTGCAGCGGCAGTTGCTCTGCGTGCGTTTGACATTCAACTTCTTGACCCCGAAGCTGCGAGTAGGGTTAGGCCGAACATGGATTACTTTCCGTTTGGAACTATTCCGCCCAAGGGCAAGGTCGCTGTTCGGATGAGGAGGCGGAAGCTCTGA